The proteins below are encoded in one region of Silene latifolia isolate original U9 population chromosome 2, ASM4854445v1, whole genome shotgun sequence:
- the LOC141633520 gene encoding ethylene-responsive transcription factor ERN1 — translation MNLSTNKDTKFKEKKRSSSNGNKKFVGVRQRPSGRWVAEIKDTTQKIRMWLGTFETAEAAARAYDEAACLLRGSNTRTNFVDTHVSPNSPLASRINNLLKNKKLESQKSNVTTKPSKTSATPLPITNNNNNPFINPNSLIFTNNCNNNNINININNNHFNTNFLQANVDNFSTSNHTLEDDQTRVYGDVYRPELLSGFVGNYDLGNYSQSQFGIVDQNDIKPENLQKTTLSQDHMLALMPKNEVMSPLMPVHDSTTEFERMQMEKEMMISSSFYNSNNGVLQEYVDFLHDPVDALWDFPQLCPPFCSF, via the coding sequence ATGAACCTCTCAACAAATAAAGATACAAAATTCAAAGAAAAAAAGAGGTCATCAAGCAATGGTAACAAAAAATTTGTTGGTGTAAGGCAAAGACCGAGTGGAAGATGGGTGGCTGAGATCAAAGACACTACTCAGAAAATCAGAATGTGGCTTGGGACGTTTGAGACTGCGGAGGCAGCTGCTCGTGCTTATGACGAAGCAGCTTGTTTACTCCGCGGTTCAAACACCCGAACCAACTTTGTAGATACCCATGTTTCTCCTAATTCTCCTCTTGCTTCTAGGATCAATAACCTTCTTAAAAACAAAAAATTAGAAAGCCAAAAGTCAAATGTTACTACAAAACCATCAAAAACTAGTGCAACCCCACTTCCTATtaccaacaataataataatccctTTATAAACCCTAATAgcttaattttcactaataattgtaataataataatattaacattaatatcaataataaccatTTTAATACCAATTTTTTACAAGCCAATGTTGATAATTTTTCAACATCAAACCATACTTTAGAAGATGATCAAACTAGGGTTTATGGTGATGTATATAGGCCAGAATTATTGAGTGGATTTGTAGGTAATTATGATTTAGGAAATTATTCACAATCCCAATTTGGCATAGTAGACCAAAATGACATTAAACCTGAAAATTTACAAAAAACAACCTTAAGCCAAGATCATATGTTGGCATTAATGCCTAAAAATGAAGTTATGTCACCCTTAATGCCGGTACACGATTCGACAACCGAGTTTGAGAGGATGCAAATGGAGAAGGAGATGATGATTTCTAGTTCATTTTACAATAGCAACAATGGTGTACTACAAGAGTATGTTGATTTTCTTCATGACCCTGTTGATGCATTATGGGATTTTCCTCAACTTTGCCCACCTTTCTGCTCTTTTTAA
- the LOC141642221 gene encoding tubulin alpha-3 chain-like isoform X2, translating to MREVISIHIGQAGIQVGNSCWELFCLEHGIHNDGIMPSDTSVGVEHDSFNTFFSETGSGKHVPRAVFVDLEPTVIDEIRTGPYRQLFHPEQLISGKEDAANNFARGHYTVGKDIIDLCLDRVRKLADSCTGLQGFLVFNAVGGGTGSGFGSLLLERLSVEYGKKSKLGFTIYPSPQVSTAVVEPYNSVLSTHSLLEHTDVVVLLDNEAIYDICRKSLNIERPTYTNLNRLISQIISSLTTSLRFDGAINVDVTEFQTNLVPYPRIHFMLSSYAPVISAEKAYHEQLSVPEITSSVFEPSSMMAKCDPRHGKYMACCLMYRGDVVPKDVNAAVGTIKSKRTVQFVDWCPTGFKCGINYQPPTVVPGGDLAKVQRAVCMISNNTAVAEVKASSQKLGKTLLPLRETMRKSGLRMLLVKMKMRTTELLS from the exons ATGAGAGAGGTTATTAGTATTCATATTGGTCAAGCTGGTATTCAAGTGGGTAATTCTTGTTGGGAGCTTTTTTGTCTTGAACATGGTATTCACAATGATGGTATCATGCCTag CGATACATCAGTAGGTGTTGAACACGATTCATTCAACACGTTCTTCAGTGAGACGGGTTCAGGAAAGCATGTGCCTAGAGCTGTGTTTGTTGATTTGGAGCCAACTGTGATCGATGAAATAAGGACAGGACCATATCGACAACTTTTCCATCCCGAGCAGCTCATCTCCGGAAAAGAAGATGCTGCCAACAACTTTGCTCGAGGCCACTACACAG TGGGGAAGGACATCATTGATCTTTGCCTTGATCGAGTAAGAAAATTAGCTGACAGCTGCACTGGGCTTCAGGGCTTCTTGGTATTCAATGCTGTTGGTGGTGGAACTGGTTCTGGTTTCGGGTCATTACTTCTAGAACGCTTGTCTGTAGAGTATGGAAAGAAGTCGAAACTTGGATTTACGATCTATCCTTCTCCTCAG GTTTCTACGGCAGTTGTAGAGCCATACAACAGCGTGCTCTCGACTCATTCTCTTCTAGAGCACACAGACGTAGTTGTTCTTCTTGACAATGAAGCAATATACGATATATGTAGGAAATCACTTAACATCGAGAGGCCTACCTACACCAACTTGAACCGCTTAATATCCCAAATAATCTCTTCATTGACGACATCTCTGAGGTTTGACGGAGCCATCAATGTGGATGTTACAGAGTTCCAAACTAACCTGGTTCCATACCCTCGGATCCATTTCATGTTATCATCATATGCCCCTGTCATTTCTGCTGAAAAGGCTTACCATGAGCAGCTTTCTGTGCCTGAGATTACGTCTTCTGTGTTTGAGCCTTCCAGTATGATGGCTAAATGTGACCCACGCCATGGCAAATACATGGCGTGTTGTTTGATGTATCGTGGTGATGTCGTTCCCAAGGATGTTAATGCTGCTGTCGGAACCATTAAGAGCAAACGAACTGTCCAGTTTGTTGACTG GTGCCCAACCGGGTTTAAGTGTGGTATCAACTACCAGCCACCAACAGTAGTGCCAGGAGGCGATCTAGCCAAGGTGCAGCGTGCAGTCTGCATGATCAGCAACAACACAGCAGTGGCCGAAGT GAAGGCGAGTTCTCAGAAGCTCGGGAAGACCTTGCTGCCCTTGAGAGAGACTATGAGGAAGTCGGGGCTGAGGATGCTGCtggtgaagatgaagatgaggacTACTGAGTTGCTCTCTTAA
- the LOC141642221 gene encoding tubulin alpha-3 chain-like isoform X1: MREVISIHIGQAGIQVGNSCWELFCLEHGIHNDGIMPSDTSVGVEHDSFNTFFSETGSGKHVPRAVFVDLEPTVIDEIRTGPYRQLFHPEQLISGKEDAANNFARGHYTVGKDIIDLCLDRVRKLADSCTGLQGFLVFNAVGGGTGSGFGSLLLERLSVEYGKKSKLGFTIYPSPQVSTAVVEPYNSVLSTHSLLEHTDVVVLLDNEAIYDICRKSLNIERPTYTNLNRLISQIISSLTTSLRFDGAINVDVTEFQTNLVPYPRIHFMLSSYAPVISAEKAYHEQLSVPEITSSVFEPSSMMAKCDPRHGKYMACCLMYRGDVVPKDVNAAVGTIKSKRTVQFVDWCPTGFKCGINYQPPTVVPGGDLAKVQRAVCMISNNTAVAEVFARIDHKFDLMYAKRAFVHWYVGEGMEEGEFSEAREDLAALERDYEEVGAEDAAGEDEDEDY, translated from the exons ATGAGAGAGGTTATTAGTATTCATATTGGTCAAGCTGGTATTCAAGTGGGTAATTCTTGTTGGGAGCTTTTTTGTCTTGAACATGGTATTCACAATGATGGTATCATGCCTag CGATACATCAGTAGGTGTTGAACACGATTCATTCAACACGTTCTTCAGTGAGACGGGTTCAGGAAAGCATGTGCCTAGAGCTGTGTTTGTTGATTTGGAGCCAACTGTGATCGATGAAATAAGGACAGGACCATATCGACAACTTTTCCATCCCGAGCAGCTCATCTCCGGAAAAGAAGATGCTGCCAACAACTTTGCTCGAGGCCACTACACAG TGGGGAAGGACATCATTGATCTTTGCCTTGATCGAGTAAGAAAATTAGCTGACAGCTGCACTGGGCTTCAGGGCTTCTTGGTATTCAATGCTGTTGGTGGTGGAACTGGTTCTGGTTTCGGGTCATTACTTCTAGAACGCTTGTCTGTAGAGTATGGAAAGAAGTCGAAACTTGGATTTACGATCTATCCTTCTCCTCAG GTTTCTACGGCAGTTGTAGAGCCATACAACAGCGTGCTCTCGACTCATTCTCTTCTAGAGCACACAGACGTAGTTGTTCTTCTTGACAATGAAGCAATATACGATATATGTAGGAAATCACTTAACATCGAGAGGCCTACCTACACCAACTTGAACCGCTTAATATCCCAAATAATCTCTTCATTGACGACATCTCTGAGGTTTGACGGAGCCATCAATGTGGATGTTACAGAGTTCCAAACTAACCTGGTTCCATACCCTCGGATCCATTTCATGTTATCATCATATGCCCCTGTCATTTCTGCTGAAAAGGCTTACCATGAGCAGCTTTCTGTGCCTGAGATTACGTCTTCTGTGTTTGAGCCTTCCAGTATGATGGCTAAATGTGACCCACGCCATGGCAAATACATGGCGTGTTGTTTGATGTATCGTGGTGATGTCGTTCCCAAGGATGTTAATGCTGCTGTCGGAACCATTAAGAGCAAACGAACTGTCCAGTTTGTTGACTG GTGCCCAACCGGGTTTAAGTGTGGTATCAACTACCAGCCACCAACAGTAGTGCCAGGAGGCGATCTAGCCAAGGTGCAGCGTGCAGTCTGCATGATCAGCAACAACACAGCAGTGGCCGAAGTGTTTGCTAGAATTGATCACAAATTCGATCTGATGTACGCAAAGAGAGCATTCGTTCACTGGTATGTTGGTGAAGGTATGGAGGAAGGCGAGTTCTCAGAAGCTCGGGAAGACCTTGCTGCCCTTGAGAGAGACTATGAGGAAGTCGGGGCTGAGGATGCTGCtggtgaagatgaagatgaggacTACTGA